Sequence from the Streptosporangiales bacterium genome:
GCCTTCAACAACGGCAAGCTCGAGATCATCGCCATGGGCGTGCTCGGCGTGGTCGGCTACCTGATGGAGAAGGTCGACATCCCGGTGGCACCGATGGTGCTCGGCCTGGTGCTCGGCCCGATCGTCGAGAAGAACTTCATGCAGAGCGTCATCAAGACCCAGTGGGACCTGAGCCAGTTCCTCACCCGCCCGATCAGCGCCGTCCTCATGGTGACCTGCCTGCTCGTGCTCGCCTACCCGCTGCTGCGCTCGCTGTTCCGCACGCTCCGGCGGCACCGCCCCGACCAGACCTGACGCATCCGTACCCGACTGGCAAGGTAAGCGGATGCCCGACTCTCGCTGCGCCCTGTTCCGCTGGCAGTTCGACCTGACGTGGTCGCTGGTGGACTTCCACCTCGGGCAGCTGGAACCGGACGACCACCTGTGGGAACCGGCTCCCCTGTGTTGGTCGGTCCGGCCGAGCCCGGACGGGCGGTGGCTACCGGACTGGCAGGTGCCCGAGCCCGACCCGGTGCCCGTACCCACGGTCGCCTGGGTTACCTGGCACATCGGCTGGTGGTGGAGCGTGACACTGAACCATGTCCAGGGCCGGACGCCACGGGACCGTACCGACGTCACCTGGCCAGACTCGGGGGACGCTGCCATCGCGTGGTTGCGTGACCTGCGTACGGAGTGGACCGCCGTACTGGACAACCTCACCGACGACGACCTCGACGCCGTCGCGCCGTTCCCGTGGCAGGACTCCGAACACACCGTCGGCCAGTTGCTCGGTTGGGTGAACGCCGAGCTGATGAAGAACGGCGCGGAGATCGGTCAGCTGCGGATGCTCCGGGCCGCAAGCTCCCGGTGAAGGAGCGGTCCACCGCCGTCTGTGGGTCCTCGATCCCCCAGGCGAGGGACTGGAATCACCCGCTCGGGCGAATCCGGCCCGGACCATCCGACGCGATGGTGGCGATATGCAACCGACTCTTGATACGCCACAGCGACGCGTGCAGCTGGTGGGTGGCGGGTGCCTGCTCGCAGGTGGACTCGTCGCGACAGCCGAGCTGGTGGGACAGCCCGACCCGGTGGCGATGCCAACCACCCCGGCGTGGCTGACGATCCTCGCCGCCGTGGCCACCGCGGTACTGACGCTGTGGCCGTCCCGTCCGGTCACACGGTTACGCCTGGGGCTCGTCGCTCTCGGCGTGGCTGGCATGGCGGCCGGCAGCGTGCTCGCCGTCCCGCACGCCGTGCTCATGGTCGTGATCTGGGCCGCCAACCAGGTCACGCGTGGCGGTGGGTCCTTCGAGGTGGAGCCCGGCTGGCTGGCTACGACGGCTCACCTCGCCGCCATGCTCGCGGCCGTCGCTGCGACCGCGTGGCTGGTCGCCGCGTGGCGGCTGCGGAGCGGACGCTGCGCCCGGTGTGGCCGCACCGCACCAGAGCCGACGCCACCCGGTGACGGCACGAGGCGGGCGCTGCGGTGGCTCGCCGCCGTGGCAGTCCTCGGCGCCCTCCCGTACGGAATGCTCAAGACCGCATGGAGCCTCGGCTCCCAGGTCGGGCTGGTGGGCCACGCCTTCGACGACGTCGGCTTCGCCTCACCCGGCTTCGGGGACACCGCCGTACTGACGGGGATCTCCATCGTGCTGTGCGTCGTCATGGGTGCCGGGGTGCGGCAGCGCCTGGTCCGCGTCCTGACGTCGCTGATCGCCGCGACGGGCTCGATGATGTTGGTGCCGGTCAGCGTGGTGGGACTGGTGATGCTCGGGCAGGCGGCGTTCGGACTACGTACCATCGACGACACAGAGATCGCGCCGTGGG
This genomic interval carries:
- a CDS encoding DinB family protein, producing MPDSRCALFRWQFDLTWSLVDFHLGQLEPDDHLWEPAPLCWSVRPSPDGRWLPDWQVPEPDPVPVPTVAWVTWHIGWWWSVTLNHVQGRTPRDRTDVTWPDSGDAAIAWLRDLRTEWTAVLDNLTDDDLDAVAPFPWQDSEHTVGQLLGWVNAELMKNGAEIGQLRMLRAASSR